A window of Hevea brasiliensis isolate MT/VB/25A 57/8 chromosome 14, ASM3005281v1, whole genome shotgun sequence contains these coding sequences:
- the LOC110667814 gene encoding elongation of fatty acids protein 3-like, translated as MNSILSTLQYWLVNHPSILHFSWTPGHTLGSTPQFLFFTILTYLSLTFLLSYFSFPSSLGSHILKPLSAIHSLTLFLLSFIMALGCTLSIIFHTPHLQHIICFPPHVSPSGPLFFWAYIFYLSKILEFLDTLLIILSNSIQRLTFLHVYHHATVVIMCYLWLNTCQSLFPVALVTNAIVHVLMYYYYLWCAMGVRPKWKRLVTDCQIVQFVFSFGISGLMLYYHFTGLGCSGIWAWCFNAVFNASLLVLFIDFHGKSYAKKKKMHHDKDKRP; from the coding sequence ATGAACTCAATCCTCTCTACTCTCCAATACTGGTTAGTGAACCACCCTTCAATCCTCCACTTCTCATGGACCCCAGGACACACCCTCGGCTCCACCCCTCAATTCCTCTTCTTCACAATCCTCACCTATCTTTCCCTCACTTTCCTCCTCTCCTATTTTTCCTTCCCTAGTTCCCTTGGATCCCACATTCTAAAACCACTCTCTGCCATCCATAGCCTCACTCTTTTCCTCCTTTCCTTCATCATGGCCCTTGGTTGCACCTTATCCATCATCTTCCACACTCCTCATCTCCAACACATTATTTGCTTCCCTCCTCACGTTTCACCATCTGGGCCCCTCTTTTTCTGGGCCTACATCTTCTACCTCTCGAAAATTCTTGAATTCTTGGATACCCTTTTGATCATTCTCAGTAATTCAATTCAAAGGTTGACATTTCTCCACGTCTACCATCATGCTACTGTGGTTATTATGTGTTATTTGTGGCTTAATACTTGCCAATCTTTGTTCCCTGTCGCTTTGGTGACTAATGCAATTGTTCATGTGCTGATGTACTATTACTATCTATGGTGTGCAATGGGTGTGCGACCCAAGTGGAAAAGATTGGTCACTGATTGCCAGATTGTGCAATTCGTGTTTAGTTTTGGAATTTCTGGTTTGATGCTGTACTACCATTTCACTGGATTAGGTTGCTCTGGAATATGGGCTTGGTGCTTCAATGCTGTTTTCAACGCTTCCCTTTTGGTTCTTTTTATTGACTTTCATGGGAAGAGCTatgccaagaagaagaagatgcatcaTGATAAAGATAAACGGCCATGA